In a genomic window of Streptomyces koelreuteriae:
- a CDS encoding lytic polysaccharide monooxygenase auxiliary activity family 9 protein, with the protein MSARRAAATVVALGGLPLALTALTATPAAAHGSMGDPVSRVSQCYAEGPESPKSAACKAAVAAGGTQALYDWNGIRIGEAGGRHQQLIPDGKLCSANNAQFKGLDLPRADWPATSVRRGSHTFKYRVTAPHKGTFKVYLTKSGYNPAKPLAWKDLDLKNPVATSTDPAAKGGFYTFSGTLPQRSGRHLLYAVWQRSDSPEAFYSCSDVTFGGGGDTGKGGTAPAPTASAPTKKQIEDGSDKSTVENHGHGDHDAKTSAKPAAAPENTPDNVKDTAADETPAKAPTQAQNRPKAAGASENLAETGGDTSTTYLAIGGAAALALGSSALFLTTRRRAASGGRHGR; encoded by the coding sequence ATGTCCGCACGCCGCGCCGCAGCCACCGTCGTCGCCCTCGGCGGCCTTCCGCTCGCCCTGACGGCACTGACCGCCACGCCGGCGGCCGCGCACGGCTCCATGGGCGACCCGGTCAGCCGAGTCTCGCAGTGCTACGCCGAGGGCCCCGAGAGCCCGAAGTCGGCCGCGTGCAAGGCGGCCGTCGCGGCGGGCGGCACCCAGGCCCTCTACGACTGGAACGGCATCCGCATCGGCGAGGCGGGCGGACGGCATCAGCAGCTCATCCCGGACGGCAAGCTCTGCAGCGCGAACAACGCGCAGTTCAAGGGGCTCGACCTGCCCCGCGCCGACTGGCCCGCGACCTCCGTACGCCGCGGCTCGCACACCTTCAAGTACCGCGTGACGGCGCCCCACAAGGGCACCTTCAAGGTGTACCTCACCAAGTCCGGCTACAACCCGGCCAAGCCGCTGGCCTGGAAGGACCTGGATCTGAAGAACCCGGTGGCGACCTCCACCGACCCGGCCGCCAAGGGCGGTTTCTACACCTTCTCCGGCACCCTGCCCCAGCGTTCGGGCAGACACCTGCTGTACGCGGTCTGGCAGCGCTCGGACAGCCCGGAGGCGTTCTACTCCTGCTCGGACGTCACCTTCGGCGGCGGCGGTGACACCGGGAAGGGCGGCACCGCCCCGGCCCCGACCGCCTCGGCTCCCACCAAGAAGCAGATCGAGGACGGCAGCGACAAGTCGACCGTCGAGAACCACGGCCACGGCGACCACGACGCCAAGACGTCGGCGAAGCCGGCCGCCGCTCCGGAGAACACCCCGGACAACGTCAAGGACACCGCCGCGGACGAGACCCCGGCCAAGGCCCCGACCCAGGCTCAGAACCGCCCGAAGGCGGCCGGTGCCTCCGAGAACCTCGCCGAGACCGGCGGCGACACCAGCACGACGTACCTCGCGATCGGCGGCGCCGCCGCGCTGGCGCTCGGCTCGTCGGCCCTGTTCCTCACCACCCGGCGCCGGGCGGCGAGCGGCGGACGCCACGGTCGCTGA
- a CDS encoding GNAT family N-acetyltransferase, protein MADEEIRPAGAADVPAVEGVIDAAFRPYIERIGRVPQPMEEDHAANVAAGKVFVTGEPVTGLVVIEAFEDHLFLDTIAVHPTAHGRGVGRRLLRFVDAHARALGLPEIRLYTNAMMWENQKIYPRYGYELVERRVDGPYDRVHYRKRLL, encoded by the coding sequence ATGGCAGACGAGGAGATCCGGCCGGCCGGAGCCGCCGACGTACCGGCCGTCGAGGGCGTGATCGACGCGGCCTTCCGCCCCTACATCGAGCGCATCGGCCGGGTGCCGCAGCCCATGGAGGAGGACCACGCGGCGAACGTGGCCGCGGGGAAGGTGTTCGTGACGGGCGAGCCCGTGACCGGCCTCGTCGTGATCGAGGCCTTCGAGGACCATCTCTTCCTCGACACCATCGCCGTCCACCCCACCGCGCACGGCAGGGGAGTGGGGCGGCGGCTGCTCCGCTTCGTCGACGCACACGCGCGTGCGCTGGGCCTGCCCGAGATCAGGCTCTACACGAACGCGATGATGTGGGAGAACCAGAAGATCTACCCGAGGTACGGCTACGAACTCGTGGAGCGCAGAGTGGACGGGCCCTACGACCGCGTCCACTACCGCAAGCGGCTGCTCTGA
- a CDS encoding class I SAM-dependent methyltransferase, with translation MTNDSEAMTSANTPCPDVDWDARAASFDEEPDHGLRDPGVRRAWSGRLRGWLPGRAGDVLDLGCGTGSLSLLASEQGHRVTGVDLSPAMVTLAREKLAGRDAVFLVGDAAAPRIGERRFDVVLVRHVLWALPDPGRALRHWAGLLRPGGRLVLVEGVWGTADPVGIPAERLTALLDPIAGQVRVERLSDDPLLWGGEVADERYAVVAVTG, from the coding sequence ATGACGAACGACAGCGAGGCCATGACCTCGGCGAATACGCCCTGTCCGGACGTGGACTGGGACGCGCGGGCCGCGTCCTTCGACGAGGAGCCGGACCACGGGCTGCGCGACCCCGGGGTGCGCCGCGCCTGGTCCGGGCGGCTGCGCGGCTGGCTGCCCGGGCGCGCGGGCGATGTCCTCGATCTCGGCTGCGGAACCGGCAGTCTGTCGCTCCTCGCGTCCGAGCAGGGACACCGGGTGACGGGCGTGGACCTTTCCCCGGCGATGGTGACGCTCGCCCGGGAGAAACTGGCCGGGCGCGACGCGGTGTTCCTCGTCGGTGACGCCGCCGCCCCGCGGATCGGGGAGCGGCGCTTCGACGTCGTTCTCGTACGGCATGTCCTGTGGGCCCTGCCCGACCCCGGCCGCGCCCTGCGGCACTGGGCCGGGCTGCTGCGGCCGGGAGGGCGGCTCGTGCTGGTCGAGGGCGTGTGGGGGACGGCCGATCCGGTCGGGATACCGGCGGAGCGGCTCACCGCGCTCCTCGACCCGATCGCCGGGCAGGTGCGCGTGGAACGGCTCTCGGACGATCCGCTGCTGTGGGGCGGGGAGGTGGCCGATGAGCGGTACGCGGTGGTCGCGGTGACGGGCTGA
- a CDS encoding DUF402 domain-containing protein, protein MSVNSADRPGEVDVVLVKAGRTKIRYTGELLADDGTRVTVRAPWAGSGVRDFGFVRFEPGDVFTEYYWRDRWYAVKEVRSAAGTLKGWYCDITRPAVRSGPELVVEDLDLDLWRSADGTDVRRLDEDEFADSGLTESDPEAATAALSALDELETLAHGADFTTLLT, encoded by the coding sequence ATGTCCGTGAACTCGGCTGACCGGCCCGGCGAGGTGGACGTCGTGCTCGTCAAGGCGGGCCGTACGAAGATCCGTTACACGGGCGAGCTGCTGGCGGACGACGGCACGCGTGTCACGGTCCGCGCCCCGTGGGCGGGCAGCGGCGTACGCGACTTCGGGTTCGTCCGCTTCGAGCCCGGGGACGTCTTCACGGAGTACTACTGGCGTGACCGCTGGTACGCGGTGAAGGAGGTCCGCTCCGCCGCCGGCACGCTGAAGGGCTGGTACTGCGACATCACCCGCCCCGCCGTCCGGTCCGGCCCGGAGCTGGTGGTCGAGGACCTCGACCTGGACCTGTGGCGCTCCGCCGACGGCACGGACGTACGCCGCCTGGACGAGGACGAGTTCGCCGACAGCGGCCTCACCGAGTCGGACCCGGAGGCCGCGACGGCCGCCCTGTCCGCACTCGACGAACTGGAGACCCTGGCCCACGGCGCCGACTTCACCACACTCCTGACCTGA
- a CDS encoding GNAT family N-acetyltransferase, translating to MTVIVRDLRPDVRADAEGFSHTRRLALPYMLSTPESVVHTVTHAHPNAHFGQLVAEEDGEIIGTAQISVAHDSPEPGQGSANIYVRPDRTRRGAGSLLLRTAEERLAALGVTKLFAWVLDEPENRAFAERNGFRASRSAYFLRLDLTGALPPRQDPPAGVELRTAADFADDPRPVFELDAAASSDEPSDIETEFTDYDAWLAETWQHPLLNRDLTTVAVVDGRPAAFSVAYTDGGARYGTAMTGTAREFRGRGLAKLAKNDSLHRARAAGCTEAFTGNDTGNEPMIAINKWFGYEICAKEVRYVRELG from the coding sequence ATGACTGTGATCGTGCGCGACCTGCGTCCCGACGTCCGAGCCGATGCCGAGGGGTTCTCCCACACCCGTCGCCTCGCCCTTCCCTACATGCTGTCCACCCCCGAGTCGGTCGTGCACACCGTGACGCACGCCCACCCGAACGCCCACTTCGGCCAGCTCGTCGCCGAGGAGGACGGCGAGATCATCGGCACGGCCCAGATCAGCGTCGCCCACGACAGCCCGGAACCCGGCCAGGGCTCCGCCAACATCTACGTACGCCCCGACCGGACCCGCCGCGGCGCCGGTTCGCTGCTGCTGCGCACCGCCGAGGAGCGCTTGGCCGCACTGGGCGTCACCAAGCTGTTCGCCTGGGTGCTGGACGAGCCGGAGAACCGCGCCTTCGCCGAGCGCAACGGCTTCCGGGCCAGCCGCTCCGCGTACTTCCTGCGCCTGGACCTGACCGGCGCGCTGCCGCCCCGCCAGGACCCGCCGGCGGGCGTCGAGCTGCGCACGGCCGCCGACTTCGCGGACGACCCGCGCCCGGTGTTCGAACTGGACGCGGCGGCGTCCTCCGACGAACCGAGCGACATCGAGACCGAGTTCACGGACTACGACGCCTGGCTGGCGGAGACCTGGCAGCACCCCCTGCTGAACCGCGACCTGACCACGGTCGCCGTCGTCGACGGCCGGCCCGCCGCCTTCAGCGTGGCGTACACCGACGGCGGGGCCCGCTACGGCACGGCCATGACCGGGACGGCCCGGGAGTTCCGCGGCCGGGGTCTGGCCAAGCTCGCCAAGAACGACTCCCTGCACCGGGCCCGCGCCGCCGGCTGCACGGAGGCCTTCACGGGCAACGACACCGGCAACGAGCCGATGATCGCCATCAACAAGTGGTTCGGCTACGAGATCTGCGCGAAGGAAGTGCGCTATGTCCGTGAACTCGGCTGA
- a CDS encoding GntR family transcriptional regulator, whose protein sequence is MTLKIDIDDSGPPYEQVRARISEQARSGALPVGYRLPTVRGLAESLGLAANTVAKAYRALEADGVIETRGRNGTFVAAAGSAADRELATAAQAYVERARRLGLTEADALAAVRDALRAAYGE, encoded by the coding sequence GTGACCTTGAAGATCGACATCGATGACAGTGGTCCGCCGTACGAGCAGGTGCGGGCGCGGATCTCCGAGCAGGCCCGGTCGGGAGCGCTGCCGGTGGGCTATCGGCTGCCGACGGTGCGGGGGCTGGCCGAGTCGCTGGGGCTCGCCGCGAACACGGTCGCCAAGGCGTACCGGGCGCTGGAGGCGGACGGCGTGATCGAGACGCGGGGGCGTAACGGCACGTTTGTGGCTGCCGCCGGCTCGGCGGCGGATCGGGAACTGGCGACCGCGGCGCAGGCCTATGTGGAGCGGGCGAGGAGGCTCGGGCTCACGGAGGCCGACGCACTGGCGGCGGTACGGGATGCCCTGCGGGCGGCTTACGGGGAGTAG
- a CDS encoding DUF72 domain-containing protein: MTLFIGTSGWQYKDWRDVLYPSGLPMRLWLEEYAGHFATVEINNAFYRLPARETFEDWRGRVPGDFVVAVKASRYLTHIKRLKDPEEPVHRLMSHAAGLGSRLGPVLLQLPPNLRADPGLLDACLACFPASTRVAVEPRHDSWWTPEVRAVLRSRGAALCWTDVLARPATPLWRTTDWGYVRFHQGRAHPWPRYGRRSLATWLDRVATTWPDGEDVHAYFNNDPGGAAVEDARVFARLGRSAALETTRTPGRLTRTG; the protein is encoded by the coding sequence ATGACCCTGTTCATCGGCACGTCCGGGTGGCAGTACAAGGACTGGCGGGACGTCCTGTACCCGTCCGGGCTGCCGATGCGGCTCTGGCTGGAGGAGTACGCGGGGCACTTCGCGACCGTCGAGATCAACAACGCGTTCTACCGGCTGCCGGCGCGGGAGACCTTCGAGGACTGGCGGGGGCGAGTGCCCGGGGACTTCGTCGTGGCGGTCAAGGCGAGCCGCTATCTGACACACATCAAGCGGCTCAAGGACCCCGAGGAGCCGGTGCACCGCCTGATGAGCCACGCGGCGGGCCTGGGAAGCCGCCTCGGCCCGGTCCTCCTCCAGCTGCCGCCCAACCTGCGCGCCGACCCGGGCCTCCTGGACGCCTGCCTGGCCTGTTTCCCCGCCTCGACCCGGGTGGCGGTGGAGCCCCGCCATGACTCCTGGTGGACACCGGAGGTCCGCGCGGTCCTGCGGTCCCGGGGCGCCGCCCTGTGCTGGACCGACGTCCTGGCCCGTCCCGCGACACCGCTGTGGCGCACCACCGACTGGGGCTACGTCCGCTTCCACCAGGGCCGCGCCCACCCCTGGCCCCGCTACGGCCGGCGCTCCCTGGCCACCTGGCTCGACCGCGTCGCCACGACCTGGCCCGACGGCGAGGACGTCCACGCGTACTTCAACAACGACCCGGGCGGCGCGGCGGTGGAGGACGCGAGGGTGTTCGCACGGCTGGGGAGGTCGGCGGCCCTGGAGACCACCCGGACCCCGGGGCGCCTGACGCGGACCGGCTGA
- a CDS encoding DUF5925 domain-containing protein — MSGNPHEALPIRLNVDDSDSPSDVVDALFLGRFATGEQPYSHAANIDRVRSGATLMPSGAQVLRVARDDDRSATLAEGDGWTLLVSRWNRGADVTVTATSAELAQKVLDQATDGAADEPEPQPENVTMGFWYVSPRRGPHRTTRQIAAGTWDEVRSNYTAPVADAMDRLMKTTPEDIAGRLLLLHGPPGTGKTSALRTLARSWRDWCQVDCVLDPERLFSDVGYLMDIAIGEEDGTGKGRWRLLLLEDCDELIRGEAKHTAGQALSRLLNLTDGLLGQGRNVLVGVTTNEDLERLHPAVVRPGRCLARIEVGPLTRSEAVGWLGHEDGVGREGATLAELYALRRGTSPTALPEPRGDADAGLYL, encoded by the coding sequence ATGTCTGGAAACCCGCACGAGGCGCTGCCGATCCGGCTCAACGTCGACGACTCCGACTCCCCGTCCGATGTCGTCGACGCGCTGTTCCTCGGCCGCTTCGCGACGGGCGAGCAGCCGTACTCCCACGCGGCGAACATCGACCGTGTCCGGTCCGGGGCGACGCTGATGCCGTCCGGCGCCCAGGTGCTGCGCGTCGCCCGGGACGACGACCGCAGCGCCACGCTGGCGGAGGGCGACGGCTGGACGCTGCTGGTCTCCCGCTGGAACCGGGGCGCCGATGTCACGGTCACGGCGACCAGCGCCGAGCTGGCGCAGAAGGTCCTCGACCAGGCGACGGACGGCGCGGCGGACGAACCCGAACCGCAGCCGGAGAACGTCACGATGGGCTTCTGGTACGTCTCCCCGCGCCGCGGCCCGCACCGCACGACCCGCCAGATCGCGGCGGGCACCTGGGACGAGGTGCGGTCCAACTACACCGCGCCGGTGGCGGACGCCATGGACCGGCTGATGAAGACCACCCCCGAGGACATCGCGGGCCGGCTGCTCCTGCTGCACGGCCCGCCGGGCACCGGCAAGACGTCCGCGCTGCGCACCCTGGCCCGTTCCTGGCGGGACTGGTGCCAGGTGGACTGCGTCCTGGACCCCGAGCGGCTCTTCTCCGACGTCGGCTATCTCATGGACATCGCGATCGGTGAGGAGGACGGGACGGGCAAGGGCCGCTGGCGGCTGCTCCTGCTGGAGGACTGCGACGAGCTGATCCGCGGCGAGGCCAAGCACACGGCGGGCCAGGCGCTGTCGCGGCTGCTGAACCTGACGGACGGACTGCTCGGCCAGGGCCGCAACGTCCTGGTCGGTGTCACGACCAACGAGGACCTGGAGCGCCTGCACCCCGCCGTCGTCCGCCCCGGCCGCTGCCTCGCCCGGATCGAGGTGGGTCCGCTGACCCGCTCGGAGGCGGTGGGCTGGCTGGGCCACGAGGACGGCGTCGGCCGCGAGGGCGCGACCCTGGCCGAGCTGTACGCGCTGCGCCGGGGCACGTCCCCGACGGCCCTGCCGGAGCCGCGCGGGGACGCGGACGCGGGGCTGTATCTGTAG
- a CDS encoding polysaccharide deacetylase family protein encodes MSDTAVPILMYHAVATDPNEATRALSVTPEAFAEQMAVLADRGLTPLTTAGLAACWRSGRPLPARPVLITFDDGYEGVHRHALPVLAKHGFPATLFVSTGWLRGPYDTGGGLDRMLDWDQVRELAAAGVEIGGHSHSHPQLDQVSDAGLRFELIHCKEIVADQLGTVPASFAYPYGYSSRRVRRAVRETGYAQALAVGNGLARRAQGPYALRRVTVRRGTGIEEFERVVEGHAIARTFARDRALTKGYALVRRTRQARRLVSRSGV; translated from the coding sequence GTGAGTGACACAGCCGTACCGATCCTCATGTACCACGCGGTCGCGACCGATCCGAACGAGGCGACCCGCGCCCTGTCGGTGACCCCTGAGGCGTTCGCCGAGCAGATGGCGGTGCTCGCGGACCGGGGTCTGACGCCGCTCACCACGGCCGGACTCGCCGCGTGCTGGCGCTCCGGCCGCCCGCTGCCCGCGCGGCCGGTCCTCATCACGTTCGACGACGGCTACGAGGGCGTGCACCGGCACGCGCTGCCCGTGCTCGCCAAGCACGGCTTCCCGGCCACGCTGTTCGTCTCGACCGGGTGGCTGCGGGGGCCGTACGACACCGGCGGCGGCCTGGACAGGATGCTGGACTGGGACCAGGTCCGCGAGCTCGCCGCGGCGGGCGTCGAGATCGGCGGGCACAGCCACAGCCACCCTCAGCTCGACCAGGTCTCCGACGCCGGCTTGCGGTTCGAGCTGATCCACTGCAAGGAGATCGTCGCGGACCAACTGGGCACCGTACCGGCCTCGTTCGCCTACCCCTACGGCTATTCCAGCCGCCGGGTCCGGCGGGCGGTGCGCGAGACGGGGTACGCCCAGGCACTCGCCGTGGGCAACGGCCTCGCGCGCCGCGCTCAGGGGCCGTACGCCCTGCGGCGCGTGACGGTGCGCCGCGGCACGGGGATCGAGGAGTTCGAGCGGGTGGTCGAGGGCCACGCGATCGCCCGTACGTTCGCCAGGGACCGTGCCCTGACCAAGGGGTACGCCCTGGTCCGCAGGACCCGGCAGGCACGCCGGCTGGTGTCGCGCTCAGGGGTCTGA
- a CDS encoding glycosyltransferase family 2 protein codes for MSGPGISVVICAYTEDRWEDILAAVSSVRAQSRPALETLLVVDHNDTLRERLAKEYKEYQEPSEGAVVRVLANAGPRGLSAGRNTGIAAAHGEIVAFLDDDAVAERDWLRHFAEAYTDPRVMAVGGRTVPVWASGRRPDWFPEEFDWVVGCTYRGLPRGRVRVRNVLGGNASFRRSAFDAAGGFATGIGRDGDKRPLGCEETELCIRLSRARPDAVLLIDDRAVIHHRVPKVREHFRYFRTRTYAEGLSKALVARSVGAGKGLESERRYTTRVLPAGVARGLRDALLARPGGVGRAGAIVAGVLTAAGGYVVGSVRARRGGATFSVPSVEEAVRE; via the coding sequence TTGAGCGGTCCCGGCATCTCCGTCGTGATCTGCGCGTACACCGAGGACCGCTGGGAGGACATCCTCGCGGCGGTCTCCTCGGTGCGGGCGCAGTCACGGCCGGCCCTGGAGACGCTGCTGGTCGTCGACCACAACGACACGCTGCGGGAGCGGCTGGCCAAGGAGTACAAGGAGTACCAGGAGCCCTCCGAGGGCGCTGTGGTGCGGGTGCTCGCCAACGCGGGCCCCCGCGGCCTGTCCGCGGGCCGCAACACCGGGATCGCGGCGGCGCACGGTGAGATCGTCGCCTTCCTCGACGACGACGCCGTGGCCGAGCGCGACTGGCTGCGGCACTTCGCCGAGGCGTACACCGACCCGCGGGTGATGGCGGTCGGCGGGCGCACGGTGCCGGTCTGGGCGTCGGGGCGGCGGCCTGACTGGTTCCCGGAGGAGTTCGACTGGGTGGTGGGCTGCACCTACCGGGGTCTGCCGCGCGGCCGGGTCCGGGTGCGCAACGTCCTCGGCGGCAACGCCTCGTTCCGCCGCAGCGCCTTCGACGCGGCGGGCGGCTTCGCCACCGGCATCGGCAGGGACGGCGACAAACGCCCGCTGGGCTGCGAGGAGACGGAACTGTGCATCCGCCTCAGCCGCGCCCGGCCCGACGCGGTGCTGCTGATCGACGACCGGGCGGTGATCCATCACCGGGTGCCAAAGGTCCGCGAGCACTTCCGCTACTTCCGTACGCGCACCTACGCCGAGGGCCTGTCCAAGGCCCTGGTGGCCCGGAGCGTCGGCGCCGGGAAGGGACTCGAGTCGGAGCGCCGGTACACGACCCGGGTGCTGCCGGCCGGGGTGGCCCGGGGTCTGCGGGACGCCCTGCTGGCCCGGCCGGGCGGTGTGGGGCGGGCGGGCGCGATCGTCGCCGGGGTGCTCACGGCGGCGGGCGGATACGTGGTGGGGAGCGTGCGGGCCCGCCGGGGCGGGGCGACGTTCTCGGTGCCCTCGGTGGAGGAGGCCGTCCGTGAGTGA
- a CDS encoding glycosyltransferase family 2 protein gives MSSVLQPAAAEQHPPVVSKYRPVSSHLAIAPPVSVVIPAMNEAENLPYVFKTLPDWIHEVVLVDGNSTDDTVRVARELWPEVKVVEQRGKGKGDALITGFQACTGDIIVMVDADGSADGGEILSYVSALVSGADFAKGSRFANGGGTDDMTFIRKLGNWALCSVVNRKFGARYTDLCYGYNAFWRHCLDKIDLDCTGFEVETLMNIRVVKAGLKVQEIPSHEYLRIHGTSNLRAVRDGLRVLRVILQERSNRRALRRRSPRSPMVDALRGEVS, from the coding sequence ATGAGCTCAGTTCTGCAGCCGGCCGCCGCGGAGCAGCATCCGCCGGTCGTCTCCAAGTACCGACCCGTCTCCTCTCACCTGGCCATCGCGCCGCCGGTGAGCGTGGTCATCCCGGCCATGAACGAGGCGGAGAACCTTCCGTACGTCTTCAAGACCCTGCCCGACTGGATACACGAAGTGGTCCTGGTCGACGGGAACTCCACCGACGACACGGTCCGGGTGGCCCGCGAGCTGTGGCCCGAGGTCAAGGTCGTCGAGCAGCGCGGCAAGGGCAAGGGCGACGCCCTGATCACCGGCTTCCAGGCCTGCACCGGCGACATCATCGTGATGGTCGACGCGGACGGCTCGGCCGACGGGGGCGAGATCCTGTCGTACGTCTCCGCCCTGGTCTCCGGCGCGGACTTCGCCAAGGGCTCCCGCTTCGCCAACGGCGGCGGCACCGACGACATGACCTTCATCCGCAAGCTCGGCAACTGGGCGCTGTGCTCGGTCGTCAACCGCAAGTTCGGCGCCCGCTACACCGATCTGTGCTACGGCTACAACGCGTTCTGGCGGCACTGCCTCGACAAGATCGACCTCGACTGCACCGGCTTCGAGGTCGAGACCCTGATGAACATCCGGGTCGTCAAGGCCGGGCTCAAGGTGCAGGAGATCCCGAGCCACGAATATCTCCGCATCCACGGCACCAGCAATCTGCGGGCCGTGCGGGACGGGCTGCGCGTGCTGCGGGTGATCCTCCAGGAGCGCTCCAACCGCCGGGCGCTGCGCCGCCGTTCGCCCCGGTCGCCGATGGTGGACGCCCTGCGGGGAGAGGTGTCTTGA
- a CDS encoding S8 family peptidase, with protein MAQLRSKRLGLAAITSVATAALVGGFTALPAQAAPAEGRVLAANSPTAIKDSYIVTLKKSAGLKASSAAGKGLVKEYGGTVQRTFGKALNGYSAALSATEAKRLAADPAVAAVEQNQRVQADATQTSAPWGLDRIDQTSLPLSGTYTYPDSAGSGVTVYVIDTGVRVTHQQISGRAAHGYDAVDGDNDASDGNGHGTHVATTIAGTTYGVAKKAKIVGVRVLNNSGSGTTAGVIAGIDWVTQNHSGPSVANMSLGGGASASLDTAVRNSIASGVTYAVAAGNSSTTASSSSPARVTEAITVGATANTDAKASYSNYGSVLDIFAPGSSITAGWHTSDTATNTISGTSMATPHVAGAAAVYLAGHTSSTPAQVASALVAGATTGKVTSAGTGSPNRLLKLVQ; from the coding sequence ATGGCACAACTGCGCAGCAAGAGACTCGGACTCGCCGCGATCACCTCGGTGGCGACCGCCGCCCTCGTGGGCGGGTTCACCGCCCTGCCCGCCCAGGCCGCTCCCGCCGAGGGCCGGGTGCTCGCGGCGAACTCCCCGACCGCGATCAAGGACAGCTACATCGTCACGCTCAAGAAGAGCGCGGGGCTGAAGGCATCCTCGGCCGCGGGCAAGGGCCTGGTGAAGGAGTACGGCGGCACGGTCCAGCGGACCTTCGGCAAGGCGCTGAACGGCTACTCCGCCGCTCTCTCCGCCACCGAGGCCAAGCGGCTCGCCGCCGACCCGGCCGTGGCCGCGGTCGAGCAGAACCAGCGCGTCCAGGCCGACGCCACCCAGACCAGCGCTCCCTGGGGTCTGGACCGCATCGACCAGACCTCGCTCCCGCTCTCCGGCACCTACACCTACCCGGACAGCGCGGGCAGCGGCGTGACGGTCTATGTGATCGACACCGGTGTGCGCGTCACCCACCAGCAGATCAGCGGCCGTGCCGCGCACGGCTACGACGCCGTCGACGGCGACAACGACGCCTCCGACGGCAACGGCCACGGCACCCATGTGGCCACCACGATCGCGGGCACGACCTACGGTGTCGCCAAGAAGGCGAAGATCGTCGGCGTGCGGGTGCTGAACAACAGCGGCTCCGGCACCACGGCCGGTGTGATCGCGGGCATCGACTGGGTGACGCAGAACCACTCCGGCCCCTCGGTCGCCAACATGTCGCTCGGCGGCGGCGCCTCGGCCTCGCTGGACACGGCCGTCCGCAACTCCATAGCCAGCGGCGTCACCTACGCCGTCGCCGCGGGCAACAGCAGCACCACCGCCTCCTCGTCCTCCCCGGCCCGGGTCACCGAGGCCATCACGGTCGGCGCCACGGCCAACACCGACGCCAAGGCGAGCTACTCCAACTACGGCTCGGTCCTGGACATCTTCGCGCCCGGCTCGTCCATCACGGCCGGCTGGCACACCAGCGACACCGCGACCAACACCATCTCCGGCACCTCGATGGCGACCCCGCACGTCGCGGGCGCGGCGGCGGTCTATCTGGCGGGCCACACCTCCTCCACCCCGGCCCAGGTCGCCTCGGCCCTGGTCGCCGGCGCCACCACCGGCAAGGTCACCAGCGCGGGTACGGGTTCGCCGAACCGGCTGCTGAAGCTCGTGCAGTAA